The proteins below come from a single Aegilops tauschii subsp. strangulata cultivar AL8/78 chromosome 6, Aet v6.0, whole genome shotgun sequence genomic window:
- the LOC109769500 gene encoding protein COP1 SUPPRESSOR 2: protein MVKNFRKRSLESDAADNSDDEDTRRVALEEIRYMQKLRERKLGIPAASVATGAAGSATTDASSARGRGGSGAGAPGEEDLVLQDTFAQETAVTIEDPNMLRYVENELLKKRGKTIEVNDKDDKDEVDELYVVPDHLKVRKKNMEESSTQWTTGIAEVQLPIEYKLRNIEETEAAKKMLQERRLAGKTKSDANIPSSYSADYFHRGRDYAEKLRREHPELYKGQDSQANETGGKPTDSNNPGGPPAGRREAATDELLLERFRKREKFRVMRR, encoded by the exons ATGGTGAAGAACTTCCGCAAGCGAAGCCTCGAGTCGGACGCCGCCGACAACTCCGACGACGAGGACACCCGCCG CGTTGCTCTGGAGGAGATCAGGTACATGCAGAAGCTCCGGGAGAGGAAGCTGGGCATCCCCGCGGCGTCCGTGGCCACCGGCGCCGCCGGCTCCGCCaccaccgacgcgtcctccgctCGGGGCCGAGGTGGCAGCGGGGCAGGGGCACCGGGCGAGGAGGACCTCGTGCTTCAGGACACCTTTGCGCAGGAGACCGCTGTTACCATCGAAGACCCCAATAT GTTGAGGTATGTGGAGAACGAGCTGTTAAAGAAGAGGGGCAAGACGATTGAGGTGAACGACAAGGACGATAAGGACGAGGTGGATGAGCTCTATGTTGTGCCGGACCACCTGAAG GTCAGGAAGAAGAACATGGAGGAGAGCTCAACCCAGTGGACCACTGGCATCGCTGAAGTTCAGCTGCCCATCGA GTACAAATTGAGAAATATTGAAGAAACCGAGGCAGCTAAAAAGATGTTGCAAGAGAGAAGGCTTGCGGGTAAAACAAAATCAGATGCAAACATTCCATCAAGTTACAGTGCTGATTATTTCCATCGCGGGAGAGATTATGCTGAAAAATTGCGAAGAG AACATCCTGAGTTGTACAAAGGTCAAGATTCACAAGCTAATGAAACTGGAGGCAAACCAACAGATAGTAACAATCCAGGTGGTCCACCGGCAGGGCGTAGAGAAGCTGCTACCGATGAATTGTTGCTCGAGCGTTTCCGCAAGCGAGAGAAATTCCGTGTCATGCGAAGATAG